One window of the Candidatus Zixiibacteriota bacterium genome contains the following:
- a CDS encoding hypothetical protein (Evidence 5 : Unknown function), with product MNAMLSENFDNLKDHVPADKWAATLADLLQLAKKASENFQYERALGYLATMEELWQSKALPNFSDELKFDLYNEKGRVLSKLGRYGEAVTESEKLLKFCQDKKMPAKRAEVFLEIGQLLAKQGELDRALGHLHRALGLYRRLNDPQGICKSLRNLGVIYIEMGEFDDAESSYKEAIQIALVNDQYILYADLNNNLGAIRNMKGDWEGALESYHLAKEVYEREREVRKAAYTVNNIGITFLEQEQYGRALKYFVAAVRTAESIKDASLCLILSINLTDLYLKRGEIDEAKRYCSNAETYLATEKLRNSQLVETRKLAGQIAMREGNFNEALRCFDEAFEISDELGLQYQQAEVWHEKGRLYLEMDSHMEALQSLERAIHIFSQLQAAGRIEKTENLIGSIEELYLKIFESMAHKVDQKDHYTKGHSDRVAHLALVIARELNLTDGEVKEVVGGALLHDIGKLDIADEIIKKEGKLTDDEYAEIKSHPDRGVQRLSGMTFPWNIEPLIRYHHERFDGGGYPAGLSGELIPLGARIICVCDVFDALTSERPYRAAFPAERALQVMKTEMAVAFDPVILDTLINLVHAGRLEEILNRQTSPDELYRIWAGVRVKENSDADEAVPDPAVTVAR from the coding sequence ATGAACGCCATGCTGTCAGAGAATTTCGACAACTTGAAGGATCATGTCCCGGCGGACAAATGGGCGGCGACTCTGGCCGACCTGCTTCAACTGGCCAAAAAAGCGAGTGAGAATTTCCAGTACGAGCGGGCCCTGGGTTATCTGGCGACCATGGAAGAGCTTTGGCAATCCAAGGCTCTTCCTAATTTTTCCGATGAATTGAAATTCGATCTATATAATGAAAAGGGGCGGGTCCTATCCAAACTGGGGCGGTACGGCGAAGCGGTCACCGAGTCCGAGAAACTTTTGAAATTCTGTCAGGATAAAAAGATGCCGGCCAAACGGGCCGAAGTCTTTCTGGAAATCGGGCAACTGCTCGCCAAGCAAGGGGAACTGGATCGAGCCCTGGGGCACCTGCACCGGGCGCTCGGGTTGTACCGCCGACTTAATGACCCACAGGGAATCTGCAAAAGTCTTCGCAATCTCGGCGTCATTTATATCGAGATGGGAGAATTCGATGACGCCGAATCGTCATACAAAGAAGCGATCCAGATTGCCCTGGTAAATGACCAGTACATTCTTTATGCCGATCTCAACAACAACCTCGGGGCGATTCGTAACATGAAAGGAGACTGGGAAGGGGCGCTGGAAAGTTACCATCTGGCCAAAGAAGTTTATGAGAGGGAACGGGAGGTTCGCAAGGCGGCCTACACGGTTAACAACATCGGTATTACCTTTCTGGAGCAGGAGCAGTATGGCCGGGCCCTCAAATATTTCGTGGCGGCGGTCAGGACCGCCGAATCGATCAAAGACGCTTCCCTCTGCCTGATATTGAGCATCAACCTGACCGATTTGTATCTCAAGCGCGGCGAAATCGATGAAGCCAAGAGATATTGTTCCAATGCAGAGACATATCTGGCCACAGAAAAACTTCGGAACAGCCAACTGGTCGAGACCCGGAAACTGGCGGGGCAGATCGCCATGCGGGAGGGTAATTTTAACGAGGCCCTGCGCTGTTTCGATGAGGCCTTCGAAATCTCCGATGAACTGGGACTGCAATACCAGCAGGCCGAAGTCTGGCACGAAAAGGGGCGGCTGTATCTTGAAATGGATTCCCATATGGAGGCCCTGCAGTCACTGGAACGGGCGATACATATTTTTTCACAACTGCAGGCGGCCGGAAGGATCGAGAAGACCGAAAACCTGATCGGCTCTATCGAGGAGTTGTACCTCAAGATTTTCGAATCGATGGCGCATAAGGTCGATCAAAAGGATCATTATACCAAGGGACATTCCGACCGGGTGGCGCATCTGGCCCTGGTTATTGCACGGGAATTGAATCTTACCGACGGCGAGGTCAAGGAAGTGGTTGGCGGGGCGCTTCTGCATGATATCGGAAAACTGGATATCGCCGACGAGATTATCAAAAAAGAGGGCAAACTGACCGACGACGAATATGCCGAAATCAAATCGCATCCCGATCGCGGCGTGCAGCGGCTGTCGGGAATGACCTTCCCCTGGAACATCGAACCGTTGATACGGTACCATCATGAACGGTTCGACGGCGGCGGCTACCCGGCGGGGCTGTCGGGGGAATTGATTCCTCTCGGAGCGAGAATCATCTGTGTTTGCGACGTCTTTGACGCCCTGACCTCGGAACGGCCGTACCGCGCCGCTTTCCCGGCGGAAAGAGCCCTGCAGGTCATGAAAACTGAAATGGCGGTCGCTTTTGACCCGGTCATTCTCGATACCCTGATAAATCTGGTCCATGCCGGACGACTGGAAGAAATATTGAACCGGCAGACCTCGCCTGACGAACTGTATCGGATCTGGGCCGGGGTCCGGGTCAAAGAAAATTCTGATGCTGATGAAGCCGTTCCGGATCCGGCTGTCACAGTTGCCCGATAG
- a CDS encoding conserved hypothetical protein (Evidence 4 : Unknown function but conserved in other organisms), translating to MKYHLGIEDIEPGNWVAWVFELPGCYARGATREEAVERAPAAVSELLKRSKGAGYPVPDDSTPPEIEISEEYRSFKCPPDYIVNAFFEDDKRPLTDADIAYAFPVLNLNRETLLAAVSSLPDSTLYREIPGEVQKNVAGILRHIGTAEWWYWDRLKLAFPREERPPELFELLEKVRNFTMKQLPGLTGSRQSAVCSEEQWSPRKLLRRAIWHEHVHTRQIIRYLGKSCC from the coding sequence ATGAAATATCATCTTGGCATTGAAGATATCGAGCCCGGCAATTGGGTGGCCTGGGTTTTCGAGTTGCCCGGTTGCTACGCCCGAGGAGCCACTCGGGAGGAAGCCGTTGAAAGGGCTCCCGCCGCGGTATCCGAACTGCTGAAGCGATCAAAAGGGGCGGGATACCCGGTCCCTGATGACAGCACACCTCCGGAGATCGAAATTTCGGAAGAGTATCGTTCTTTTAAATGCCCGCCCGATTATATCGTCAATGCCTTTTTTGAAGATGACAAGAGGCCATTGACCGATGCCGATATTGCCTATGCCTTCCCGGTCTTGAATCTAAATCGGGAGACGCTATTAGCCGCGGTCTCGTCCCTTCCCGATAGTACTCTCTATCGGGAAATTCCCGGCGAAGTGCAAAAAAATGTTGCCGGCATCTTAAGGCATATCGGGACCGCCGAATGGTGGTACTGGGATCGGCTGAAACTGGCCTTCCCGAGAGAAGAGCGGCCCCCGGAACTATTTGAACTGCTTGAGAAAGTTCGAAATTTTACTATGAAACAATTGCCGGGTCTGACCGGAAGCCGACAGTCGGCTGTCTGCTCCGAAGAGCAGTGGTCGCCGCGCAAATTACTGCGCCGCGCCATCTGGCACGAACATGTTCATACCCGACAAATCATTAGATATTTGGGAAAATCTTGTTGTTAA
- a CDS encoding putative Thermitase (Evidence 3 : Putative function from multiple computational evidences; Product type e : enzyme): protein MSLRQIITDAAIIALSLIPNSFALYNPGAAKSPASSHPARLIVKFQDGAMPKAVTRKGTAISTGLVNLDRLNRQFQVINLAPLPAAGKSDPGSPLDNVAILTPAGGADLTEMAAAYKALPEVAYAEPEYEVELYGEPNDTLYAQQWALHNSGQPHYAVFRIDGPKNDELISVSGISGADIHADTIYQAPPDNTATAVVAILDTGVDMAHPDLAAHIWTNPGEIPGNGIDDDHNGYIDDIHGWDFGGDGTIGTIGDDDPTDDFGHGTHLAGIAAAVTDNTIGIAGINPHALIMPLKFDPLPLTTYVASGIVYAADNGADVINMSFGMAFQSQLVEDALIYAHNKGVILCAASGNDFTEKLNFPASVPEVMAVGASNDSDHVTSFSTYGSNIAFIAPGDGVLSLRAAGTDMYGTDYPQEPGVHIIDTNYYLASGTSMACPHAVGIASYLRSVSPGLTPDRVRDIMQQTADDITDPYGVGWNLPGWDKYSGYGRLNLFRALQAAPRVRARIVSPLPNAVVSGSVTISGTADGDDFTGYALDYGSGDIPSSWIPITSSAIPVTDGPLGTWETSGLNGLYTLRLQAGNDNYSYYKIYVVNQTAADITGPGTNDTLTNSATIYGNAYCPDFSLFLLEYGAGVNPAQWDTLAISYLPAFDSPLGAWISDKAAAGDYTIRLTVNSLLGPVRSDSIFIHNESIFAGDRGWKVPLGGTPTIVPNYADIDHDGQNEIIVGTSNGIKIFHTDGTEQTDSIPSFPPNNYAIPIAVGNLDGDGIDDYVALGYDPPIVYGYPSGAPSFKNYLGILPGVGSSLYSEHELPKLFLKDIDGDGLDEINILIYNGSLSKAFIMESDGTMSTVLDHFSVYLPADLNGDGKDELYVATENFGLLKQYDYATGTAVDSVIIQLNDSPFNPSDFSAYDINNDGRLELIVYGYYNDYGYRLYAFDAGFHLLPGWPHDMHIDNFVVPTTPIFGDINGDGQPEYFSTYFDLSASYIMAWNIDGTPFVTGSPGGYFAMVPGLSVLNMLTLADMNGDGTPDLLACAINDIFFTYQVQRLYCWDSRARIVDGFPLISETGVSTYLRYTPIVGDINKDGKTDLIMTSSDSSLIFVNYPAVDYDPCHAPVPIWRYDRSFSGIGKYSDSCRPVDVPENPESLPGTFALQQNYPNPFNAATEIEFNLPVRSDVSIVVYDILGRKVKLLTDGNRPAGKYRVRWDGTNQSGQPVASGVYFYRIKAGEFVQAKKMVMLK from the coding sequence ATGTCGCTTCGCCAGATAATAACTGATGCCGCCATTATCGCTCTATCTCTTATCCCTAATTCATTTGCCCTCTATAATCCGGGAGCGGCAAAGTCCCCCGCAAGTTCGCACCCCGCCCGCCTGATCGTGAAGTTCCAGGACGGTGCCATGCCAAAAGCAGTTACCCGCAAGGGGACCGCGATAAGCACCGGGCTGGTCAACCTGGATCGCCTCAATCGGCAATTTCAGGTCATCAACCTGGCCCCGCTGCCTGCCGCAGGAAAAAGTGATCCGGGCTCGCCCCTTGACAATGTCGCCATTTTGACTCCCGCCGGAGGGGCTGACTTAACTGAGATGGCCGCCGCCTATAAAGCCCTGCCGGAAGTGGCGTACGCCGAGCCCGAATATGAAGTTGAACTCTACGGGGAGCCGAATGACACTCTTTATGCCCAGCAGTGGGCCCTTCATAACAGCGGTCAGCCGCATTATGCAGTTTTTCGCATTGACGGCCCCAAAAACGATGAATTGATTTCTGTTTCGGGCATTTCCGGCGCCGACATTCATGCCGATACCATCTATCAAGCCCCCCCGGACAATACGGCCACCGCCGTGGTGGCAATACTCGATACCGGGGTCGATATGGCTCACCCCGATCTGGCCGCCCATATCTGGACCAATCCGGGCGAAATTCCGGGAAACGGCATCGACGATGATCATAACGGCTATATCGACGACATTCACGGCTGGGATTTCGGCGGCGATGGTACCATCGGAACTATCGGGGATGACGACCCCACCGATGACTTCGGGCACGGCACCCATCTGGCGGGAATCGCCGCGGCCGTGACCGATAATACGATTGGCATTGCCGGGATCAACCCCCACGCCCTGATAATGCCGCTTAAATTCGACCCTCTGCCGCTGACAACTTACGTCGCCTCCGGTATCGTCTACGCCGCCGATAACGGGGCCGATGTCATCAACATGAGTTTCGGGATGGCTTTCCAGAGCCAACTGGTCGAAGACGCCCTTATTTACGCCCATAATAAAGGGGTGATTCTCTGCGCGGCCTCGGGAAATGACTTCACCGAGAAACTCAATTTCCCGGCCAGCGTGCCGGAGGTGATGGCGGTCGGGGCCTCCAATGATTCCGATCATGTCACCAGTTTTTCGACTTACGGAAGCAATATCGCCTTTATTGCACCGGGCGACGGTGTCCTCTCCCTGCGGGCCGCCGGGACCGATATGTATGGCACCGACTATCCTCAGGAACCGGGTGTGCATATTATCGATACCAACTATTATCTCGCCTCGGGCACCAGTATGGCCTGCCCGCACGCGGTCGGGATCGCCTCGTACCTTCGCTCGGTATCGCCCGGCCTGACACCCGACAGAGTCCGCGACATTATGCAACAAACTGCCGATGATATAACCGACCCCTATGGTGTCGGCTGGAACCTTCCCGGATGGGATAAGTACAGCGGCTATGGCCGTCTCAATCTCTTCCGGGCTCTTCAGGCCGCCCCGCGAGTCCGCGCCCGAATCGTTTCTCCCCTGCCGAACGCGGTCGTGTCCGGCTCCGTCACTATTTCAGGAACGGCTGATGGAGACGATTTCACCGGCTATGCCCTTGACTATGGCTCCGGGGACATCCCTTCATCCTGGATACCGATTACATCATCGGCGATTCCTGTTACCGACGGCCCTCTCGGCACCTGGGAGACCTCGGGACTGAATGGGTTATATACTCTCCGGCTTCAGGCCGGCAACGACAACTATTCCTATTACAAAATTTATGTGGTCAATCAAACCGCCGCCGACATCACCGGTCCCGGAACGAACGATACCCTGACCAATTCCGCGACCATTTACGGCAACGCCTATTGCCCCGATTTTTCCTTATTTCTTCTCGAATATGGCGCCGGTGTAAATCCGGCGCAATGGGACACTCTGGCGATATCATACCTTCCGGCTTTTGACAGCCCTCTGGGGGCGTGGATCTCGGATAAGGCGGCGGCAGGCGATTACACCATCCGCCTGACCGTCAATTCTCTTCTCGGCCCGGTGCGCTCGGATTCGATTTTCATCCACAATGAATCAATTTTCGCCGGAGACCGCGGCTGGAAAGTCCCCCTGGGCGGAACCCCGACCATCGTCCCTAATTATGCCGATATCGATCATGACGGCCAAAACGAAATCATTGTCGGGACATCCAACGGCATAAAAATCTTCCATACCGACGGAACCGAACAGACCGACAGTATCCCCTCTTTCCCGCCTAATAATTATGCCATCCCGATCGCGGTCGGGAACCTCGACGGGGACGGTATCGACGATTATGTCGCGCTCGGTTACGACCCTCCCATCGTGTACGGCTATCCGTCCGGTGCGCCATCGTTCAAAAATTATCTGGGAATTCTGCCCGGCGTGGGCAGCAGTCTCTATTCCGAGCACGAGTTGCCCAAACTGTTTTTGAAAGATATCGACGGCGACGGGCTCGACGAAATCAATATCCTTATCTACAACGGTTCCTTGTCGAAAGCATTTATAATGGAATCCGACGGCACCATGAGTACGGTGCTGGATCATTTTTCGGTTTATCTCCCCGCCGACCTGAATGGCGACGGCAAAGACGAATTGTATGTCGCCACCGAAAATTTCGGACTTTTGAAACAGTACGATTACGCCACCGGTACGGCCGTCGACAGCGTCATAATACAGCTCAATGATAGTCCCTTTAATCCTTCGGATTTTTCCGCTTATGATATCAATAATGACGGCCGCCTGGAACTTATCGTATATGGTTACTACAACGATTACGGCTACCGGCTGTACGCTTTCGATGCCGGATTCCATCTTCTCCCCGGCTGGCCCCACGACATGCATATCGATAATTTCGTGGTCCCGACCACCCCCATTTTCGGCGACATCAACGGCGACGGTCAGCCGGAGTATTTCAGCACCTATTTCGACCTGAGCGCCAGTTATATCATGGCCTGGAATATCGATGGCACCCCGTTTGTCACCGGCAGTCCCGGGGGATATTTCGCCATGGTTCCGGGATTAAGTGTCCTTAACATGCTCACCCTGGCGGATATGAACGGCGACGGCACTCCGGATCTTCTGGCCTGCGCCATAAACGACATTTTCTTCACCTATCAGGTGCAACGCCTCTATTGCTGGGACAGCCGGGCCAGGATTGTCGACGGATTTCCGCTGATATCGGAAACAGGGGTCAGTACATACCTGCGTTACACCCCCATTGTCGGCGACATAAATAAGGACGGCAAGACCGACCTTATCATGACCTCCTCTGATAGTTCCCTGATTTTTGTCAACTACCCGGCGGTCGACTACGACCCCTGCCATGCTCCGGTTCCGATCTGGAGATACGACCGGAGTTTCAGCGGCATCGGGAAGTATTCGGACTCCTGCCGGCCGGTCGATGTCCCCGAAAATCCCGAGTCGCTGCCGGGCACTTTTGCTCTTCAACAGAATTATCCCAATCCTTTCAACGCCGCGACCGAAATCGAATTCAACCTGCCGGTACGAAGTGATGTCTCGATTGTCGTTTATGATATTCTGGGACGAAAAGTCAAACTGCTGACCGACGGCAACCGTCCGGCGGGGAAATACCGGGTTCGCTGGGACGGCACCAATCAGTCCGGTCAACCGGTCGCCAGCGGCGTCTATTTCTATCGCATCAAGGCCGGGGAATTCGTTCAGGCCAAGAAAATGGTGATGCTGAAATGA
- a CDS encoding hypothetical protein (Evidence 5 : Unknown function) — protein sequence MGSSGKPFICNLAAKMDYLAYLEDEEIYVNLAGYYGYLETAYYASQDLRAEGKDIHPTCMEILDGAVVPVFLEKARLAGLKVPEHYVTNGYFEPPVIVDSINPFMTRQSIVLKNGHQERVAKSMTRNFTYAICCQEVPPESKIGNFRMVLGWTTQEKYLDLAQQVWQIFRIPVANIRIITLPDESVLVSAMRSIPFQRLTARELRYVESKVQWPI from the coding sequence ATGGGATCATCGGGAAAACCATTCATCTGCAACCTGGCGGCAAAAATGGATTACCTGGCTTATTTGGAGGATGAGGAGATATATGTCAATCTGGCCGGGTATTACGGTTATCTTGAGACCGCTTATTATGCCTCGCAGGATCTGAGGGCCGAAGGCAAAGATATTCATCCGACCTGTATGGAAATTCTGGATGGCGCCGTGGTGCCGGTGTTCCTGGAAAAGGCCCGCCTGGCGGGATTGAAGGTCCCCGAGCATTATGTGACCAACGGCTATTTTGAGCCGCCGGTGATTGTTGATTCGATAAATCCGTTCATGACCCGCCAGAGTATTGTGCTGAAAAACGGGCACCAGGAACGGGTGGCCAAGTCGATGACCCGCAATTTCACCTATGCTATCTGCTGTCAGGAGGTTCCGCCCGAGAGCAAAATCGGCAATTTCCGCATGGTGCTGGGATGGACGACGCAGGAAAAATATCTTGATCTGGCACAACAGGTATGGCAGATTTTCCGGATTCCGGTCGCCAATATCAGAATCATAACATTGCCCGATGAATCGGTTTTGGTNAGCGCCATGCGCTCGATTCCCTTCCAGCGCCTGACGGCCCGCGAGTTGCGATACGTGGAAAGCAAGGTTCAATGGCCGATATAG
- a CDS encoding RimK domain protein ATP-grasp produces the protein MADIGVYIERYTLARSEEVGALMKLGQVAHRLGHRLDFLFRADMYKIPEYDAIYIRALTDPLNSSFVAARLAQLNGLRVIDDPESIVICCDKVNMYRHLQTHMVPIPDTVFLKESDLTLEKGASLLKNFGNPIVLKAPNTSFSMYVEKVHTAEEFVKVGKKFLRRADRVVAQGFVQSQFDWRVGVLAGEPLYVCQYLIPKKRWKILSYTDTGREIYGNVKGFEVDKVNSKLLDTAIRAGAAIGNGLYGVDLKQVGDEFVVIEVNDNPTIAEDEEDQKAPQVYERLVRYLVGEWG, from the coding sequence ATGGCCGATATAGGCGTTTATATCGAGCGTTATACGCTCGCCCGCTCCGAAGAAGTCGGGGCGTTGATGAAACTGGGGCAGGTGGCGCATCGGCTGGGGCATCGTCTTGATTTCCTTTTCCGGGCCGACATGTATAAAATCCCCGAGTATGACGCTATTTATATCAGGGCTTTAACCGATCCCCTCAATTCTTCTTTTGTCGCCGCTCGTCTGGCGCAATTGAACGGCCTGCGGGTAATCGATGACCCCGAGTCGATTGTCATTTGCTGCGACAAGGTGAATATGTATCGGCACCTGCAGACCCATATGGTCCCGATACCGGATACGGTTTTCCTTAAAGAGAGCGACCTGACCCTGGAAAAAGGGGCGAGTCTCTTGAAGAATTTCGGCAACCCGATCGTATTGAAGGCCCCTAATACCAGTTTCTCGATGTATGTGGAAAAGGTGCATACCGCCGAGGAGTTTGTCAAGGTCGGGAAGAAGTTTCTGCGCCGGGCCGATCGGGTAGTGGCGCAGGGGTTCGTGCAGTCCCAGTTTGACTGGCGGGTCGGAGTCCTGGCCGGAGAGCCGCTTTATGTCTGCCAGTATCTGATTCCGAAGAAACGTTGGAAGATTTTGAGTTATACCGATACGGGACGGGAGATTTATGGCAATGTGAAAGGCTTCGAAGTGGACAAGGTCAATTCCAAGTTGCTCGATACAGCCATCCGGGCCGGCGCCGCTATCGGAAACGGCCTCTATGGTGTCGACTTAAAGCAGGTGGGCGACGAATTTGTCGTCATCGAAGTGAATGACAACCCTACAATCGCCGAGGATGAAGAAGATCAGAAGGCGCCGCAGGTTTATGAACGGCTGGTGCGGTATCTGGTCGGAGAATGGGGGTAA
- a CDS encoding GCN5-related N-acetyltransferase produces MGVIVPDSYLIREASRRDLDAIESLEKNGFEQDRFNRNQLLYLIDEANSTFYVLEEAGQVRGAAIMLWRKRTPLGRLYSIVIDPRFQGKGWGAALLAACEKEAVKHKCEKISLEVRSNNKRAISLYEKFGYRPDATLPGYYSDGINGLRMVKPLGYIVYPERSVKIPYYAQTLEFTCGSAALMMAMKYFNPELEMNRTLELMIWREATTIFMTAGFGGTDPFGLAVVAQVRGYRTRLILRSERVPFLSSVRSEEKKEVVRLVSRQLRQKAERLGVKIEYKNFKFRDIATAMQQGAVPIVLVSTYHLHGDRAPHWVTVTGYDRHFVYYHDPYAKFYEHGGKQAQNIKIPMEQFRHVRRFGKDINKMVLFIEGFQADK; encoded by the coding sequence ATGGGGGTAATCGTGCCCGATTCATATCTTATCCGCGAGGCCTCCCGGCGGGATCTCGATGCCATCGAATCTCTCGAAAAAAACGGCTTCGAACAGGATCGTTTCAACCGTAACCAACTTCTTTACCTGATTGACGAAGCCAATTCGACCTTTTATGTCCTGGAGGAAGCCGGTCAGGTCAGAGGGGCGGCGATCATGCTCTGGCGCAAACGGACTCCTTTGGGTCGGCTCTATTCGATAGTAATAGATCCCCGTTTTCAGGGCAAAGGGTGGGGCGCGGCGCTTCTCGCGGCCTGCGAGAAGGAAGCGGTCAAGCATAAATGCGAAAAGATATCGCTCGAGGTCCGGTCCAACAATAAAAGGGCGATTTCTCTTTACGAGAAATTCGGTTACCGTCCCGATGCCACACTGCCCGGCTATTACTCCGACGGAATCAACGGCCTGCGGATGGTCAAACCGCTGGGTTATATTGTTTATCCGGAGCGATCTGTCAAAATCCCGTATTACGCCCAGACTCTCGAATTCACCTGCGGTTCGGCGGCGCTGATGATGGCGATGAAATATTTCAATCCGGAACTGGAAATGAACCGAACCCTGGAGTTGATGATCTGGCGGGAAGCGACGACCATTTTCATGACGGCCGGGTTCGGGGGGACCGATCCGTTCGGGCTGGCGGTGGTGGCGCAGGTACGGGGCTACCGGACGCGGCTCATACTTCGTTCCGAACGAGTTCCGTTTCTGTCATCGGTGCGAAGCGAAGAAAAAAAGGAAGTGGTTCGGCTGGTCAGCCGTCAATTACGCCAGAAGGCCGAGCGGCTGGGGGTGAAAATAGAATACAAGAATTTTAAATTTCGCGATATCGCAACGGCCATGCAGCAGGGGGCGGTGCCGATTGTTCTGGTCAGCACCTATCATCTGCACGGCGATCGAGCCCCGCATTGGGTAACGGTGACCGGATATGACCGGCACTTTGTCTATTATCATGATCCGTATGCCAAGTTTTACGAACATGGCGGGAAACAGGCCCAGAATATAAAGATCCCGATGGAGCAATTCCGCCATGTCCGCCGCTTCGGCAAAGATATCAATAAGATGGTCCTCTTTATCGAGGGGTTTCAGGCCGACAAATAG
- a CDS encoding putative Histidine kinase (Evidence 3 : Putative function from multiple computational evidences; Product type e : enzyme), protein MAPIHTPEEFNDLGRHILRYATRGILRAEFLRQVSQMILDFSGCDCLEMRLKERGRHFRTELTLNNPDSFRFEVLAGKEDQPSRFFPRENFDSDYEKLCYKVLSGLHTGSGPGVTPRGSLRISDTDAGLTIQSPNHSPEKLSLSGEFRTLAIIPFAIDGVNNCLLVLKSRTPDYLSVDEVAKFEGVAQNLGVALVHRHAQIAVRERVKELTCLYGISKMVLRPGVTLEQILQTVVELLPPAWLYPETATARVTIDGKSYLAPQFDETPWKLSADVTVNNIKRGKVEILYREERPLLDEGVFLQEERNLIDTVAGEIAVIIERREAESEKKRLQEQLLHADRLATIGQLAAGVAHELNEPLGTILGFAQLARKNQGMPEPADQDLQKIINASLHAREVIKKLMVFARQMPPTKVTVNLNRVVDDGLYFLESRCASAGIEMIRKTAPDLPEIVADPSQLHQVLVNLVVNSIQAMPRGGRLIIETGADQNFVYLIIEDSGIGMNEETLKKIFIPFFTTKDVHEGTGLGLSVVHGIVSAHGGSIKVQSREGAGSRFEVQLPIHISNNKKESDDHA, encoded by the coding sequence ATGGCGCCAATTCACACTCCTGAGGAATTCAACGACCTGGGGCGGCACATTCTCCGCTACGCCACCCGCGGTATTCTTCGGGCCGAGTTTCTTCGCCAGGTTTCCCAGATGATTCTTGATTTTTCCGGCTGTGATTGTCTGGAAATGCGCTTAAAAGAGCGGGGGCGCCATTTTCGCACCGAGTTGACACTCAATAATCCGGACAGTTTCCGTTTTGAGGTCCTGGCCGGTAAGGAGGATCAGCCCAGCCGGTTTTTCCCCAGAGAAAATTTTGATTCCGATTATGAAAAATTGTGCTATAAGGTTCTGTCAGGGTTACATACCGGTTCCGGCCCGGGGGTCACGCCTCGCGGCAGTCTCCGTATAAGTGATACTGACGCCGGTCTGACAATTCAATCGCCCAATCATTCCCCCGAAAAACTATCGTTATCGGGCGAATTTCGAACCCTGGCCATTATCCCTTTTGCCATCGACGGTGTCAATAATTGCCTTCTGGTCCTGAAAAGCCGCACGCCGGATTATCTGTCTGTTGACGAAGTGGCCAAATTCGAAGGGGTCGCCCAGAATCTCGGGGTGGCCCTGGTGCATCGCCACGCCCAGATTGCGGTTCGGGAAAGGGTCAAGGAACTAACCTGCCTTTACGGGATTTCCAAAATGGTATTGCGCCCCGGTGTGACCCTGGAGCAGATTCTGCAGACAGTCGTGGAACTTCTACCCCCGGCCTGGCTCTATCCCGAAACGGCCACGGCCCGGGTGACAATCGACGGCAAATCGTATCTGGCGCCGCAATTTGATGAAACGCCGTGGAAATTGTCGGCGGATGTCACGGTTAATAATATTAAACGCGGTAAAGTAGAAATCTTGTATCGGGAAGAGCGCCCGTTGCTCGATGAAGGGGTCTTTCTTCAGGAAGAACGGAACCTGATCGACACGGTCGCCGGTGAAATCGCCGTGATTATCGAACGTCGCGAGGCGGAGAGCGAAAAAAAGCGTCTTCAGGAGCAATTGCTCCACGCCGACCGTCTGGCCACAATCGGGCAACTGGCCGCCGGGGTCGCCCACGAATTGAACGAACCGCTAGGAACTATCCTCGGTTTCGCGCAACTGGCCCGAAAAAATCAGGGGATGCCCGAGCCGGCCGACCAGGATCTGCAAAAAATAATTAATGCTTCCCTGCATGCCCGGGAAGTTATCAAGAAACTGATGGTTTTTGCCCGGCAGATGCCGCCGACCAAAGTTACTGTCAATTTGAACCGGGTGGTCGATGACGGCCTTTATTTTCTGGAATCGCGCTGCGCCAGCGCCGGGATCGAGATGATCCGTAAGACCGCTCCCGATCTTCCGGAAATAGTGGCCGACCCGTCGCAGTTGCACCAGGTTCTTGTCAATCTGGTGGTCAACAGTATTCAGGCGATGCCGCGCGGAGGGCGGCTAATAATCGAAACCGGAGCCGATCAAAATTTCGTTTATCTTATAATCGAGGATTCCGGGATCGGCATGAACGAAGAAACCCTCAAGAAAATTTTTATTCCGTTTTTCACGACCAAGGATGTGCATGAAGGGACCGGACTGGGACTTTCGGTGGTCCACGGAATTGTCTCCGCGCACGGCGGTTCTATTAAGGTGCAGAGCCGCGAAGGGGCCGGTTCCCGTTTCGAGGTGCAACTGCCGATTCATATTTCCAATAATAAAAAAGAGAGTGATGACCATGCCTGA